From Marivirga harenae, one genomic window encodes:
- a CDS encoding lysophospholipid acyltransferase family protein has protein sequence MLKFFQFLYTIWALLIFHVFMIILFPVFLIPPMIHKKGIHLSFKAIRLWSLLFSTFNRIIYKIKGTENFNKKENYVVISNHTSFLDTPAIAQAIDAPFKALAKKELTKIPIFGFLIKMITEVVDRSNPSSRQKSKDRLNEVLENESSILVFPEGTMNRTDQPLQRFYDGAFRIAIDAQAPILPIVIKDAAKLMKPSSFLMKPGKVHVQILPPISTAGLTQKELPKLKDEVMEKMKMELEKK, from the coding sequence ATGCTGAAATTTTTCCAATTCCTTTATACTATTTGGGCGTTGCTCATCTTCCATGTTTTTATGATCATCCTTTTTCCGGTGTTTTTGATTCCACCCATGATCCATAAGAAAGGAATACATTTAAGTTTCAAGGCAATTCGCTTATGGTCATTACTTTTTAGTACTTTCAACCGAATCATCTATAAAATAAAGGGGACTGAAAATTTCAATAAAAAAGAAAACTACGTGGTGATTTCAAATCATACTTCCTTTTTAGATACTCCCGCCATTGCACAAGCTATTGATGCTCCTTTCAAAGCTTTGGCTAAAAAAGAATTGACCAAAATCCCGATTTTTGGATTTTTGATCAAAATGATAACTGAGGTTGTGGATCGATCAAATCCGTCAAGCAGACAGAAAAGTAAAGATCGATTAAATGAGGTTTTGGAAAACGAATCTTCCATACTGGTTTTTCCTGAAGGCACCATGAACCGAACGGATCAACCTCTGCAGCGATTTTATGACGGTGCTTTTCGAATTGCCATAGATGCGCAAGCTCCAATTTTACCCATAGTCATAAAAGATGCAGCCAAATTGATGAAGCCAAGTAGCTTTTTAATGAAGCCCGGTAAAGTACATGTTCAAATCTTGCCCCCTATATCAACAGCAGGACTGACTCAAAAGGAGCTCCCGAAATTGAAAGATGAGGTGATGGAGAAGATGAAGATGGAGTTAGAAAAAAAGTAA
- the prmC gene encoding peptide chain release factor N(5)-glutamine methyltransferase: MTSKQLFENIKTPIAEFEAQGEAEAITLLILEQLFHISRMDVLVEKEIDISSETDEKLKSMLDQLKSGQPIQHILGKVEFYGRQFLVNPNVLIPRRETEELVHLILERHSDLSEQLIVDVGTGSGIIPITIAKERKHCEVYGIDISSAALATAKRNADLNHAQVSFIQADILTEEPNLPKANIWVSNPPYVMEKEKAEMEAKVYDHDPTTALFVPDHDALIFYERIAQLAYNNLILGGELYFEINELFGKEVKAIMGDCGFKEIVIKKDMQEKDRFVLGRR, encoded by the coding sequence ATGACTAGCAAACAATTATTTGAAAATATAAAAACTCCAATTGCTGAATTTGAAGCACAAGGTGAAGCAGAGGCCATAACTTTGTTAATCCTCGAACAACTGTTTCATATTTCAAGAATGGATGTATTGGTGGAAAAAGAAATTGATATTAGTAGTGAAACAGATGAAAAATTAAAGTCTATGCTCGACCAGCTGAAAAGCGGGCAACCTATTCAACATATTTTGGGAAAGGTTGAGTTTTATGGAAGACAATTTTTGGTAAATCCTAATGTACTGATTCCCAGAAGGGAAACAGAAGAGTTAGTCCATCTAATTTTGGAAAGACATTCTGATTTAAGCGAACAACTTATAGTAGATGTTGGTACTGGAAGTGGTATTATTCCTATTACAATAGCAAAAGAAAGGAAACATTGTGAAGTGTACGGAATAGACATTAGCTCAGCCGCATTGGCAACTGCTAAAAGAAATGCAGACCTAAACCACGCTCAAGTAAGTTTCATTCAAGCTGATATTTTAACAGAAGAGCCCAATTTACCAAAAGCCAATATTTGGGTAAGCAATCCGCCTTACGTAATGGAGAAGGAAAAGGCAGAAATGGAGGCTAAAGTCTACGACCATGATCCTACTACAGCGCTTTTTGTACCTGACCACGATGCTTTGATTTTTTATGAGAGAATTGCTCAATTGGCATATAATAATTTAATATTAGGGGGTGAATTGTATTTCGAGATTAATGAGCTATTTGGTAAAGAGGTAAAAGCAATAATGGGAGATTGCGGCTTTAAAGAGATAGTAATTAAAAAGGATATGCAGGAGAAGGATCGCTTTGTTTTGGGGAGAAGATGA
- a CDS encoding DEAD/DEAH box helicase has product MSFASFDLPISLSNSLVKQNIKTPFPIQKEVIPIALKGQDVLGIAKTGSGKTLAYILPILTKLNLFPEGRNRQPQVLILVPTRELAQQVLEVFKLFVDVNRNNSKTLAVFGGTSINPQMQAMGEVKILIATPGRLLDLVSSNALKLSALELLVVDEADKLLSTNFKVELDKILKLIPGTAQKLLFSATLSPDVQKLNQLYLNKPAIVHLQQREEKIQLIDQSAYAVDDYQKGPFLRYLVKSKDLTQVMVFTSSINTADKVADKLRKNGVVAVAVHSKKSQRARNQSLQDFKGGKINVLVTTDLLSRGIDIEFLPFVINYELPRSPKDFVHRVGRTGRAEHSGIAISLISPEEQSHFEVIQKKMKNKIELKDISDIDLHGY; this is encoded by the coding sequence ATGTCTTTTGCATCCTTTGATTTGCCTATTTCTCTTTCTAATTCTTTAGTAAAACAGAACATTAAAACTCCATTTCCTATTCAGAAGGAAGTTATTCCAATAGCATTAAAGGGGCAAGATGTTTTAGGTATTGCTAAAACAGGATCTGGAAAAACCTTAGCCTATATTTTACCCATTCTTACCAAGCTTAACCTTTTTCCGGAAGGGAGAAATCGTCAGCCTCAAGTTTTAATCTTGGTACCTACTCGTGAATTGGCACAACAAGTTTTAGAGGTTTTTAAACTTTTTGTTGATGTAAATAGAAACAATAGTAAAACTTTGGCTGTATTTGGTGGCACTTCTATCAATCCGCAAATGCAGGCGATGGGAGAGGTTAAAATATTAATTGCTACGCCAGGTAGGTTACTGGATTTGGTGTCTTCTAATGCTCTAAAATTAAGCGCTTTAGAACTTTTGGTGGTGGACGAAGCAGATAAACTATTGAGCACTAATTTTAAAGTTGAGCTTGATAAGATTTTGAAACTCATTCCCGGTACAGCTCAAAAATTATTATTTTCAGCTACTTTAAGCCCTGATGTTCAGAAACTTAATCAACTATATCTCAATAAACCTGCTATTGTACATCTACAGCAGAGGGAAGAAAAAATTCAGTTGATTGACCAGTCAGCCTATGCAGTTGACGACTATCAAAAAGGACCATTTCTTCGGTATTTAGTAAAGTCGAAAGATCTGACACAGGTAATGGTGTTCACTTCTTCTATAAATACAGCAGACAAAGTTGCCGATAAATTGAGAAAAAACGGAGTTGTTGCTGTGGCAGTTCATAGCAAGAAAAGCCAGCGTGCACGTAATCAATCTTTGCAAGATTTTAAGGGAGGAAAAATCAATGTATTGGTAACTACTGACCTTTTATCTAGGGGTATCGATATTGAATTTTTACCTTTTGTAATTAACTATGAATTACCTCGATCACCTAAGGATTTTGTTCACAGAGTAGGAAGGACTGGTAGGGCAGAGCATTCAGGAATAGCTATTTCACTTATTTCACCTGAAGAACAGTCTCACTTTGAGGTAATACAAAAGAAAATGAAGAACAAAATTGAGTTAAAAGACATATCCGATATTGATTTGCACGGTTATTAA
- a CDS encoding DEAD/DEAH box helicase, with amino-acid sequence MVQKVKSQAEMLAKLGIKGLNPMQKEAQQVLKTSEDTILLSPTGSGKTLAFLLPIIESLDPECREIQVLIIVPSRELALQIEQVTRELGSGFKANAIYGGRAGVKDKIDLQHPPAILIGTPGRIADHIKRESFAVKSIQTLVLDEFDKSLEIGFEGEMKAIIWELPQLRKKILTSATEPKRIPEFLGLRDPFYLNYLDEKSNKLSIKVIKSPDKDKLETLGLLVQQLGEQPGIIFCNFKDSIERVSEYLAKLNIPHGSFYGGLEQKDRERALIKFRNGSYKLLLATDLAARGLDIPEIKFIIHYHLPIKEEEFTHRNGRTARMHQSGVAYVLEGAEEKLPNFIDTEYTTIQEIEQEVDVEVKFQTLFISGGRKDKISKGDIAGLFMKEGKLQKEDIGVIELKLDCAFVAVNADKAKNVVKALDNSRLKKKKVRIRLV; translated from the coding sequence ATGGTTCAAAAAGTTAAATCACAGGCCGAAATGCTGGCAAAACTGGGTATAAAAGGATTAAATCCTATGCAAAAAGAAGCACAGCAAGTGCTTAAAACCTCTGAGGATACAATCTTGCTGTCTCCAACCGGAAGTGGTAAAACTCTAGCATTTTTACTTCCGATTATAGAATCATTAGACCCAGAATGCAGAGAAATTCAGGTACTTATTATAGTACCATCTCGAGAATTAGCTTTACAAATTGAACAAGTTACTAGAGAATTAGGTAGCGGTTTTAAAGCAAATGCGATTTATGGAGGAAGAGCTGGGGTCAAAGATAAAATCGATTTACAGCACCCTCCTGCCATTCTAATCGGAACCCCCGGTAGGATAGCTGATCACATCAAGAGAGAAAGTTTTGCGGTAAAAAGTATACAGACTTTAGTACTAGACGAATTTGATAAATCATTGGAAATTGGTTTCGAAGGAGAAATGAAAGCCATTATTTGGGAACTTCCACAGCTGAGAAAAAAGATTTTGACCTCTGCTACTGAACCCAAAAGAATACCCGAGTTTTTAGGTTTGCGTGATCCATTTTATCTCAATTATCTTGATGAAAAGAGTAATAAACTGTCTATAAAAGTTATAAAATCACCAGATAAAGATAAACTTGAAACCTTAGGACTTTTAGTACAGCAATTAGGTGAGCAACCCGGAATTATATTTTGCAACTTTAAAGATAGCATTGAAAGAGTAAGTGAATATTTAGCTAAGCTAAATATTCCTCATGGTAGTTTTTATGGAGGATTGGAACAGAAAGATCGTGAAAGAGCTTTAATTAAATTCCGAAATGGAAGTTATAAGCTATTGTTAGCTACCGATTTGGCGGCTAGAGGATTGGATATTCCTGAAATCAAGTTTATTATTCACTATCATTTACCTATTAAAGAAGAGGAATTTACCCATAGGAATGGTAGAACTGCTCGAATGCATCAATCAGGAGTAGCCTATGTTTTGGAAGGAGCAGAAGAAAAACTTCCTAATTTTATCGATACCGAATATACTACTATTCAAGAAATTGAACAAGAAGTAGATGTTGAAGTAAAGTTTCAAACCTTATTCATTTCAGGAGGCAGAAAAGATAAAATTTCGAAAGGAGATATTGCGGGTTTGTTTATGAAAGAAGGTAAGCTTCAAAAAGAAGACATAGGCGTAATTGAATTAAAATTGGATTGCGCTTTTGTGGCTGTAAATGCTGATAAAGCTAAAAATGTAGTGAAAGCTTTAGACAACAGCAGATTGAAAAAGAAAAAGGTGAGGATCAGGTTAGTCTAG
- a CDS encoding TapB family protein, with protein MKTFIKLLAFIFILSSPLKSWAQSDCNPYLLLDEGRKWTTSNYNAKDKYQGKQSYEVLSVSEDAGTLTANVMLTSYDRKDKLVLEKEVEFTCKDGVVEMDMSKYVPEETMESFKNMDVEMEFDAITIPENLEVGQYLEDGGVTMTIAGPMQMKMEIKIQDRKVMSKEEIEVPAGTYDTYKINSIVKFDAMITRETKNIEWIAKNVGVVRTEQYDKNGKLNSYSVLTEIN; from the coding sequence ATGAAGACTTTTATCAAATTACTCGCTTTCATTTTTATTTTGTCAAGCCCTCTTAAATCTTGGGCTCAATCGGACTGTAATCCTTATCTATTATTGGATGAAGGGCGGAAGTGGACAACCTCCAATTATAATGCAAAAGATAAATATCAAGGTAAACAAAGTTATGAAGTACTCTCTGTTAGCGAAGATGCAGGAACGCTTACAGCAAATGTCATGCTCACTTCTTATGATAGAAAAGATAAATTGGTCTTGGAGAAAGAGGTAGAATTTACTTGCAAGGACGGAGTAGTTGAGATGGATATGTCAAAATATGTTCCAGAAGAAACTATGGAAAGCTTCAAAAATATGGATGTTGAAATGGAGTTTGACGCCATTACCATTCCTGAAAACTTGGAAGTTGGGCAGTACTTGGAAGATGGAGGAGTTACAATGACTATAGCAGGACCTATGCAAATGAAAATGGAGATTAAAATTCAAGATAGAAAAGTAATGTCTAAAGAGGAGATTGAAGTGCCGGCTGGCACCTATGATACTTACAAAATCAATTCGATTGTTAAATTTGATGCTATGATTACCCGTGAGACTAAAAATATAGAGTGGATAGCTAAAAATGTGGGGGTGGTAAGGACTGAGCAGTACGATAAGAACGGAAAACTAAATAGCTACTCTGTTTTGACAGAGATTAATTGA
- a CDS encoding SDR family NAD(P)-dependent oxidoreductase: protein MKKTAFITGATSGIGHSTAVLLGENGYRIIATGRRQERLDELKKDLEKHTEIHTLNFDVRNQKAVVDAIESLPSEWQNIDLLINNAGNAHGLASIENGSMEDWEAMIDINVKGLLYVSQPIINKMIAQKSGHIINIGSVAGKETYPNGNVYCASKHAVDALNSSMRMDLNKYGIKVSQVAPGLVETEFSLVRFKGDEDRSKSVYEGFDALKAEDIADLILFMATRPAHVNLADVLIFPTAQAASTMVNKS from the coding sequence ATGAAAAAAACAGCATTTATAACAGGCGCAACTTCAGGTATTGGTCATTCTACTGCCGTACTTTTAGGTGAAAATGGATATAGAATTATTGCAACTGGCAGACGGCAAGAGAGACTAGATGAATTAAAAAAAGATCTAGAAAAACATACTGAAATCCATACGCTGAATTTTGACGTCCGCAACCAAAAAGCTGTAGTAGATGCGATTGAAAGCCTACCGTCAGAGTGGCAAAATATAGACTTACTGATTAACAATGCTGGAAACGCACATGGTTTGGCATCAATTGAAAATGGAAGTATGGAAGATTGGGAAGCGATGATTGATATTAACGTTAAAGGTCTTTTATATGTATCCCAACCTATTATCAATAAAATGATTGCACAAAAATCGGGACATATTATCAATATTGGATCTGTTGCTGGAAAAGAGACTTATCCTAATGGAAATGTGTATTGTGCCTCTAAACATGCGGTAGATGCTTTGAACAGTTCCATGAGAATGGATTTAAATAAATATGGAATCAAAGTTTCTCAGGTAGCTCCGGGTTTAGTTGAAACCGAGTTCTCACTGGTAAGATTTAAAGGAGATGAAGATCGCTCAAAATCAGTTTATGAAGGCTTTGACGCTCTAAAGGCTGAAGACATAGCAGATTTGATATTATTTATGGCTACTCGACCTGCACATGTAAATTTGGCTGATGTTTTGATTTTCCCTACAGCTCAAGCTGCTTCGACTATGGTAAATAAATCCTGA
- a CDS encoding CHAT domain-containing protein, translating to MTFHLKLSAVSFLILIVSFHAHLATAQFGVGSVLKKQAEKLVKDKLKEKTDEKRESYDTLSFNYAIAFLDKTESFENQQKGEGLVKTANFLLRDGEPQSDLEAARDIYDFGRLNYKMGNQFLAETNLQLAKLKYEQISATDEPNYLKVIGLLGLIYGEMGRFTKAEEFTQIALDGWEEMQGNESVGYLAELNNYAVLQINLGNYLKAEQIISQLGKLLNSENENEKLPYAIYINNAAILNQYMGRADQALNLMKKCTKIAKESLTDNNSTYLQFLTNKAILEQENGDLATAENTFQEVLDLQESRLKLNAKNDPDYAHMKSNIAALYVQKGEYEKAEEALKLALDIYENEFGSEHLTTAGTQADLGNLYRFLGALDKAEPLLQAALYTRERKLSNNHPKVVKSQEDMALWFWSSNQIESAKSYFKRVMETSEEFVEDYFPALSEAEKTKYWEQMKPRFFRFYNFALENHQKYPELLEDFMRYRLSTKGILLSASTSLRNTIFNQNDEELTSLYEQWLDQKQQLANAYALTEEEIQEQSFNVDSLENAANQTEKELSLKSDAFSNAYEDRNTDYRNILNQLKPGEVMVEIVQYPIFDKQLTAKNAYAYVILKKGASKPEIVINKSGDLLENRYYAYYNNVINQKMKDDYSYDQYWKSMEEEVGNSSRIYISPDGIYNQVNMNTLQQPNGKYLIQDHDIRYVGHPNDILFEKSESQVGQQKAYLMGDPNFDSQLIAQLPGTRKEIEDISKYLSPKMQMQKYLDNEANESNLKMVQSPKYLHLASHGYFLEDQQANDNLFGVQLQYIRQNPLLRSGLLLSGAGSSQGTGSSQSFNQSDNGFFSAYEAINLNLNNTEMVVLSACETGKGDVKSGEGVYGLQRAFIVAGAQSLVMSLWKVDDTATQKLMSGFYRENVKGKAIPDAFRSAQLAMLNEYKHPYYWGAFIMFSR from the coding sequence ATGACTTTTCACTTAAAATTATCAGCAGTATCTTTTTTAATTTTGATCGTATCATTTCATGCGCACCTTGCAACTGCACAGTTTGGAGTGGGTAGCGTGCTGAAAAAGCAAGCTGAAAAATTAGTTAAAGATAAATTGAAAGAAAAAACTGACGAAAAACGTGAGAGTTATGATACCCTTTCCTTTAACTACGCAATTGCTTTCCTGGATAAAACGGAGTCTTTTGAAAATCAACAAAAGGGAGAAGGTTTAGTGAAAACGGCTAATTTTCTGTTAAGAGATGGTGAACCACAATCAGATCTGGAGGCAGCTCGTGACATCTATGATTTCGGGAGATTAAATTATAAAATGGGGAACCAGTTTTTGGCGGAAACAAATTTACAATTAGCAAAACTTAAGTATGAACAAATCTCCGCTACTGATGAACCTAATTATCTTAAAGTTATTGGTCTTTTAGGGTTGATATACGGTGAAATGGGAAGATTTACCAAAGCGGAGGAATTTACGCAAATCGCATTAGATGGATGGGAAGAAATGCAGGGGAATGAAAGTGTTGGCTACTTAGCTGAATTAAATAATTATGCGGTCCTTCAAATTAACTTGGGAAATTATCTTAAAGCCGAGCAGATAATTAGTCAGCTAGGTAAACTGCTTAATTCAGAAAACGAAAATGAAAAGCTTCCTTATGCGATTTACATAAACAATGCAGCCATTTTGAATCAGTACATGGGAAGAGCAGACCAAGCCTTGAACTTGATGAAGAAATGCACTAAAATAGCCAAAGAAAGTTTAACAGACAATAATAGCACCTACTTGCAATTTTTAACTAATAAAGCTATCCTGGAGCAAGAAAATGGAGATTTAGCAACAGCAGAAAATACATTTCAAGAGGTTTTGGATTTGCAAGAAAGCAGATTGAAGTTAAACGCTAAAAATGATCCCGACTATGCTCACATGAAATCTAATATTGCTGCGCTATATGTTCAAAAAGGAGAATACGAAAAAGCCGAGGAAGCTTTAAAATTGGCTTTAGATATTTATGAAAATGAATTTGGTTCCGAACATTTGACCACGGCAGGCACGCAAGCAGACTTAGGGAACTTGTACCGTTTTTTAGGAGCACTTGATAAAGCAGAACCTTTATTGCAGGCAGCACTCTATACACGTGAAAGAAAGTTGTCAAATAATCATCCGAAGGTAGTGAAAAGCCAGGAGGATATGGCTTTGTGGTTTTGGAGCAGTAATCAAATTGAATCTGCAAAAAGCTACTTCAAAAGAGTGATGGAGACAAGTGAAGAGTTTGTAGAAGATTATTTCCCTGCTTTGAGTGAAGCCGAAAAAACCAAATACTGGGAACAAATGAAGCCTCGATTTTTCCGCTTTTATAACTTCGCATTAGAAAATCATCAAAAATATCCCGAGCTATTGGAAGATTTTATGCGCTATAGATTGTCAACCAAGGGAATCTTGTTAAGTGCCTCTACATCACTTAGGAATACGATTTTTAATCAGAATGATGAGGAATTAACTTCGCTTTATGAACAATGGCTGGATCAAAAACAACAGTTAGCTAATGCTTATGCTTTAACGGAGGAAGAAATTCAAGAGCAATCTTTTAACGTGGATTCTTTAGAAAATGCTGCTAATCAAACTGAAAAGGAACTATCACTTAAATCAGATGCTTTTTCAAATGCTTATGAGGACAGAAATACTGATTATAGAAATATTTTGAATCAATTGAAGCCTGGAGAGGTGATGGTTGAGATTGTTCAGTACCCAATTTTTGATAAGCAATTGACTGCTAAAAATGCCTATGCTTATGTGATTTTGAAGAAAGGTGCTAGTAAACCAGAAATAGTAATTAATAAGAGTGGAGACTTATTAGAAAATCGATATTACGCCTATTACAATAATGTCATCAATCAGAAAATGAAAGATGATTACTCTTATGATCAATACTGGAAAAGCATGGAAGAGGAAGTAGGAAATTCATCCAGAATATACATTTCTCCAGATGGAATTTATAATCAGGTGAACATGAATACACTACAGCAACCAAACGGTAAATACCTCATTCAAGACCATGATATTAGATACGTAGGCCATCCTAATGATATATTATTTGAAAAATCGGAAAGTCAAGTCGGTCAACAAAAAGCCTATTTAATGGGTGATCCTAATTTTGATAGCCAGTTAATTGCTCAGTTGCCAGGTACAAGAAAGGAAATTGAGGATATTTCAAAATATCTTTCCCCTAAAATGCAAATGCAAAAGTATTTGGATAATGAAGCCAATGAGTCTAATCTCAAGATGGTTCAATCTCCAAAATACTTGCATTTAGCTAGTCATGGCTATTTTTTGGAAGACCAACAGGCTAACGATAATTTGTTTGGAGTTCAATTGCAGTACATCAGACAAAATCCATTGTTACGTTCGGGTTTATTACTGAGTGGAGCAGGATCCTCACAAGGTACGGGAAGTTCCCAGTCTTTCAACCAAAGTGATAATGGCTTTTTCTCAGCTTATGAAGCCATTAATCTCAATTTGAATAATACGGAAATGGTAGTCCTTTCCGCTTGCGAAACCGGAAAAGGAGATGTGAAATCAGGTGAGGGCGTTTATGGACTACAAAGAGCTTTCATAGTGGCTGGAGCCCAATCCTTAGTGATGAGTTTATGGAAGGTGGATGACACTGCCACTCAGAAATTGATGTCGGGATTTTACAGAGAAAATGTTAAAGGAAAAGCCATCCCAGATGCATTTCGTTCTGCCCAGTTAGCCATGTTGAATGAATACAAACATCCTTATTACTGGGGAGCATTTATTATGTTTAGTAGGTGA
- a CDS encoding M24 family metallopeptidase, whose amino-acid sequence MKIKFFCTLLLSILINYLSFAQYPEILSLEEQARVEDEILKERFEALLPEIMERTDIDMWVIISSEYNEDPVIKTMLPSTWMAARRTTMLVIYQPEKGAELQTHAVARYDVGEIFKRAWNPDTQPDQWKRLAELIKEKNPEKIGVNMSNDFSHADGLVKSEYDLLMNALSKPQQKKVISAEKLAVGWLETRTERERVIYEHLCNIAHKIIAKGFSLEAITPGVSTTDDLVWWYRQQINRLGLKTWFHPTVDVQRADPENFDHLRSFSKRPDQQIIQPGDLLHVDFGITYLRLNTDTQQHAYVLKPGEQRIPNYLVKAFEEGKKVQDHLTNQFKTGRTGNEMLLSALEEAKEAGLKPTIYTHPIGYHGHAAGPTIGMWDSQGGVSGSGDYPLYPNTTYSIELNAAVFIQEWNKEIRIMLEEEAFFDGEKIYYIDGRQEEIYAIPR is encoded by the coding sequence ATGAAAATCAAATTTTTCTGCACATTATTATTGTCAATTCTCATTAACTACCTCAGCTTTGCTCAATACCCTGAAATTCTTAGCTTAGAAGAGCAGGCCAGAGTGGAGGATGAGATTTTAAAAGAACGTTTTGAGGCATTATTACCTGAAATAATGGAGCGAACAGACATCGACATGTGGGTCATTATTTCAAGCGAATATAATGAGGATCCTGTCATCAAAACGATGTTGCCGTCAACTTGGATGGCCGCTAGAAGAACCACCATGTTGGTGATTTATCAGCCGGAAAAAGGAGCCGAATTGCAAACTCATGCAGTTGCCCGTTACGATGTGGGCGAGATATTTAAAAGGGCTTGGAATCCTGATACGCAACCTGACCAATGGAAAAGACTTGCAGAGCTCATTAAAGAAAAAAATCCGGAAAAAATAGGGGTAAATATGTCCAATGATTTTTCTCATGCTGATGGATTGGTGAAGTCGGAATATGATTTACTAATGAATGCATTATCAAAACCGCAACAGAAAAAGGTGATTTCAGCAGAGAAATTAGCTGTTGGTTGGTTAGAAACGAGAACAGAGAGAGAAAGAGTAATTTATGAGCACTTATGCAATATTGCCCATAAAATCATAGCGAAAGGATTTTCGTTGGAAGCCATCACTCCCGGAGTGAGCACAACAGATGATTTAGTATGGTGGTATAGACAACAGATTAATAGGCTTGGATTGAAAACTTGGTTTCATCCTACAGTAGATGTACAAAGAGCTGACCCGGAAAATTTTGATCATTTGAGAAGCTTTAGCAAAAGACCTGACCAGCAAATTATTCAGCCTGGAGATTTACTACATGTGGATTTTGGTATTACCTATCTGAGATTGAATACGGATACCCAACAACATGCTTATGTTTTGAAACCTGGAGAGCAGAGAATCCCCAATTATCTGGTTAAAGCATTTGAAGAAGGTAAAAAAGTGCAAGATCATTTAACCAATCAATTCAAAACAGGCAGAACAGGAAATGAAATGCTTTTGTCTGCACTGGAAGAAGCAAAGGAAGCTGGATTGAAACCCACTATTTATACGCACCCCATTGGCTATCATGGTCATGCAGCAGGTCCTACTATTGGTATGTGGGACTCACAAGGAGGAGTTTCTGGAAGCGGTGATTATCCTTTATATCCCAATACTACTTATTCTATTGAACTCAATGCGGCAGTTTTTATTCAAGAGTGGAATAAAGAAATCCGAATTATGCTGGAAGAAGAAGCCTTTTTCGATGGCGAAAAAATCTATTATATCGATGGAAGGCAAGAGGAAATTTATGCTATTCCGCGATGA
- a CDS encoding putative signal transducing protein, whose product MKNQQSDIVRIHSDTEININLLQDELNKIGIPSMVKNDFQSATLAGFGSSSNAVDLYVNANDFDKASEVIQDLNKGS is encoded by the coding sequence ATGAAAAACCAACAAAGTGATATAGTAAGGATTCATAGTGATACGGAAATCAACATTAATTTACTTCAAGATGAATTGAACAAAATAGGGATTCCCTCAATGGTTAAAAATGATTTTCAATCAGCTACGTTGGCTGGTTTTGGATCGTCTTCAAATGCGGTGGATTTGTATGTTAACGCCAATGATTTTGATAAGGCCTCAGAAGTGATACAAGATTTAAACAAAGGTAGTTAA